GGCTGGTCGAGCTGAAAAAGTCGATAGGACAGATCGACGAATCTGACCGGTCCGCATTCGCTCAAGCCGTCCAGGCCCTTGAGCGCGACATCGTTTCGGCATTGGAAACCGGTGAAGCTCGCTTGACCGAACGAATCAATGAATTGAAGATCGAGCGCGAACGCCTCGATGTTACCATTCCGGGCCGGCGTCCGCGGACCGGTCATCTGCACCCGATCACGATCCTGCGGCAAAAGATCGAGGACATTTTCGTTTCGATGGGCTACGCGATCGAAGACGACCGCGAGATCGAGACCGACTATTACAATTTCGACGCCCTGAACATTCCCGATGGCCATCCGGCCCGCGAATCGCAGGACACGTTCTATACGACAGACGGATTTGCACTTCGTTCGCAAACATCGACCGTGCAGATCCGGGCGATGGAACGCCGCGGCGTGCCGCTGCGTGTGATCGCCCCGGGCCGCGTGTTCCGCCGCGATACGCCGGATATGACGCACGTGCCGATGTTCCATCAGATCGAAGGCCTTTGTGTAGATAAAGGAATCACGATGGCTCACCTAAAAGGAACGGTGACCGAATGGC
The DNA window shown above is from Chloracidobacterium sp. and carries:
- the pheS gene encoding phenylalanine--tRNA ligase subunit alpha; this translates as MLLADAESQLRDLLDIRIRLTGKRSRLVELKKSIGQIDESDRSAFAQAVQALERDIVSALETGEARLTERINELKIERERLDVTIPGRRPRTGHLHPITILRQKIEDIFVSMGYAIEDDREIETDYYNFDALNIPDGHPARESQDTFYTTDGFALRSQTSTVQIRAMERRGVPLRVIAPGRVFRRDTPDMTHVPMFHQIEGLCVDKGITMAHLKGTVTEWLKRLFGEDTVTRFRPSYFPFTEPSAEFDFSCFVCHGSGTSNGDRCRPCKGSGWIELGGSGMVHPNVLRAVGVDPTVYSGFAFGFGLERMAALMYNIDDIRHMFENDVRFLKQFK